In Desulfurococcaceae archaeon MEX13E-LK6-19, the genomic window TACTTTTGTCAAAGTATTGTTTAAGACTAATGAGACACTTTATGGAAGGATAGTTTCTATAGGAAAGGATGTCGTGACTATAAGGACTCAGATGGGTGATTTAACTATAAGTGTCCTAGAGTTACGAGATAATGTCACGAGTAAACTAGAATCCATGAATACGGCTATGAGCAATAGAGTCTATGTAGTTCAGGTATTGGCTGCATTTATCCTCATAGCGATAGGGTTAACTTGGTATTTTATAGCTATGTTATACAAGAGAGTGTTATAGGTATTCATATAGTATTGCAACAAATAGATCGGGGAAGCAAATATGCCGAGAATTATTGTTGAGTATAAGATGTGGCTTAGAGAAAAAATTGGTAAAGAGTATGAGGAGCTGGAACTGTCTCCTGGAAGCACTCTTGCTGATCTTGTCACGGAACTTGTGAGTAAATATAGTGTATTGAAAAATATTATGGGAGACCACGGCGGAACGGGATTAATTACGTTGGTTAACGGGAGAACGGTGCCAAGTAATTATGTGCTTAAAGACGGTGACAAAGTAATAGTTCTCCCCCCTGTATCGGGAGGTTGAAAATTGAGTAAAAAGAACTACATCTTGGTTACATGCAAAGCCGGTAATGAAGAGTGGTGTGAAGAAGAAGTAGGTAATGTACTCTATATTCTAGACCCTGAAATCAATATTAAGCGTACTAAGTACAAGGGCGTGCTTATTGTTGAGACAAAAATTGATGTCGATAAAGCGTATAGGATGCTTATTTCAAGAGAATATGGTTTTGTTAAAAGAGTAATCCCATTCCATATAGTGACGAGACCTGATGTAAACGAAATTACTGCTCTTGTCAAAGAGCTTGTTGAAAAACAAGGATACAAGGGGCCTGTTAGACTTCAGATAGTATTTCGCGGCATACGTGGGCTCAGTAATATTCTCTGGAATAAATTGAAGAGAGAACTAGCAGCAATCGGTGTAATTATTGATAGAAATGCAAAGAAGTGTATATACATAGAGTCTGTAGATGAGCTTGTGGGTATAGGTTTTGTTGACTGTTGGCCTTCCTAGTTTGTGGATTATAGAGTAGTAATTATTTTATACATTTCATTTCAACACAGTTTAAATAGGCTGCAGTAACTAGTGGGTCGAAAGTATGGCTTGGGAGATTATAGAGAAAGAACTTGAGAAACCATCTGTCTTTAAGGGTAAGGAGAGTCTTGCTCCCGAGTTTCTACCTGATAAGCTACCGCATAGAGAAGAGCAATTAAGGGAACTCGTCAACAGTTTCAAACACCTAGTTACGAGTCCTGGTAGTTTTTCACAAAAAGTACTCCTCGTGGGTAGTGTTGGTACAGGGAAAACAGCTACGGCACGTATTTTCGGAAGAGACTTTACGAGACTTGCTAGGAAAAGACACATAGACCTTAGGTATGTTCATGTCAATTGTCACAGGAATAGAACATTATATAATGTTATTCTCGAAATGGCTCGCCAACTAGAGGTTCCATTGCCAGCTCGTGGGTTATCTGTACAGGAGATGTACTCGGCTATACTGAGTTATTTGGATGAGCAAAATACTTATGTTATTGTGACGCTGGACGAATTTGATTACTTCGCTAGTATCGCTGGAAGTGATTCAGTATACTTCCTTGTAAGAACGTATGATGAATACAGTGATTTCATGAAGAGACTAAACTTCATATTCATAACTAGAAGTACATCGAGTTTGTCATTACTCGATAGTGCAACCGAGAGCTACTTGCTTAAGCACATAATTAGGTTCAAGCCTTATACAAGCAAAGAACTCTACGATATATTATCATATAGAGCACAACAAGCGTTTTACGAGGGTGTTGTCGACGATGAAGTTCTAAGGTTTATCGCTGAGATAGAAGGCGTTGATAAGGGTGGCAGGGGTAATGCTAGATTTGCTCTTGAGCTTCTGATGCTTGCTGGTGAAGCAGCAGAAAATGAGGGCTCGCTCAAAGTAACCATAGATCATGTGAGGAAAGCGTTTTCAAGTATATCACCAGAAGTAACCATGGTCTCAGAGGCAATTCTCTATCTGCCATTACACGAGCTAATCCTACTGTGGGCTATTGTGAGGCTTCTAAAGAATACCAAGAAGCCCTATGTTAAGATCGGTGATGTAGAACGTGAATATATTATGTTATGTGAAATGCTTGGCGAAACCCCGAGAAAGCATACACAAGTATACGAGTACATAATGAATTTGAAGAGAGCATCTATTATTGAGGCGAGGACCAGCGGCAAAGGACAGAGAGGAAGAACAACACTGATAAGCATAAGGTATGGTCCCCTAGATGCACTGGAACGCTTTGTAGAGGATCTTATTAGGAAGAGAAAAATAGAGTCCAAGGGTGGCTAAAATGGAACTTGATGAAAAGCATAAAGCCATACTCGATGTTTTGAGCAGATATGGAGAAATAAACGCCACGAAAATAGCTAGGCTAGCTGGACTACACTACAGGATAGCTTCTAAGAAACTTTCAGAACTAGTAGAAATGGGTATTGTTGAAGAACGGAGATTCGGTAGACTCAGGCTTTTCAGAATAAAGGGTAAACTATTATGAAGAAAATAGCCCTGATTATAGCATACAACGGCTCTCTCTATAAGGGTTTTCAGAGACAACCCCATGGCGAAACGGTAGAGAATAGTATCGAGCAGGTTCTCGTAGAAAACAACGTTATACCAAGTGGTTTTTCAGATGAAGAAGTTGATTACAGTAGTTCTGGAAGAACAGATAGAGGAGTTCATGCTGTTTACCAAGTAATATCGTTTAATTCATTCAAAGAACCAAGCAAAGTCATCGAGATAATTAATAGAATGCTTTCACCAAGGATAACTGCATGGGGTTATCTCGATGATGTTCCATGGGATTTTAATGCTAGACACTGGGCTAAAGCAAGGGTATACCTCTATTATCTTGGAAAAAGATTTTTTGGCCGAGAGGATATTGTGTCATGTATTGATTATGATAGAAGACTATCCGTTGTCCCACGGCAACTAGTTTTCGGCAACTCCTCTGTACTGCTATTCAAGTCATTTGGTTTCAAACGTAGTGAAATAAAGCATATCATTAACTGTCTTACTGGTAAACGAGGGTTCATTCCCGGAAATCTGTGTCTCGTTTACGTGGGCTATCCTTTCAAAACAGTATTGTATCATGAATATCTTGTGGAGTTTCTAAAGGAAAACAGTGAAGTTAAAATTTTTAGGTTTCTTCTAGAAAACAAGCAGTTCCTGGATCAGCTTCTCTTGTATTTTCTATAGTATCTCAATACCTCTGTTGCACGTGGTCCGGCGAGGTATTTTACCATATCCTCTGTTAAGTCATAGCCTAGAGCTATTCTAGCCGCGTACTCTGGGTTGTTTTGAAAGATTACGTGTAGGAATGGTATTACATCAGATTTTACTGTAGCCCTCGATGTATGTAGTCTTGATGCGAGTGCTCTCGCTAATCCCTCTCTTACTTCACGTGCCTTCTTGGTCTTGGCTAGTAGCGTTATTTTTTGTGGGAAACTGAACTTAGCCCATTTATACTTGTATGTTGTTCTAGCAAAAGCCACACCGGGACCAGCTAAATCGAATACGTATGATAATAAGTCCCAGCTTCCACTCTTCCTTATTCTTCCTAGGTAAACGTCTGCTCTGCTTAGTGCCTCGAATGCTTTCCAGATTTCCTCGGGGTCACTGTAGTACTTCGGGATATTCTCGTTTATCCACTCAAGTAATGTTTCATAGTCTAGATTCGCCTGGGAAACAGCGGCTTTTGCTTGCCATAAGTATCTTGCATTGAATAAGTTGCGGAGAGCTTCGAATGGATTGTATTCCCTGTTTCTATATGTGACTAGGTTTTGTACAAGCTGGAGAGTTACTTTACCATAGCCTTCTCCCACAGCCTGAAGATCGTTGATAGCGCTTCTCAGGTCTCCTTCACTCCTCTTGGCTATGAATCTTAGTGCCTCGTCTTCACACTCTAGTTTCTCCATCGCACAAATCTTCTTCAGTACTCTATACACATGAGTCTCACTTAGTCTATTGAATGCTATTAGCAATGCTACGTCACGTAGAGGTTTTAACTTCGGGTCCCATGGATCGTTTGCCGTCATTACTATAGGGAACTTCGATGTCTCTATGAGATACAGTATTGCATCTAATGCACCACGATCAGCTGTACCGGATATGCCGTCTACCTCGTCTAAGAGAATTATTTTTCCTCTAGCAAAGAGGCTTCTCTGTCTTGCAGCTATTCCAGCTATTCTCTCGATATCCTGCTTCCTCCTGAAATCACTTGCATTCATTTCAACAAGCTCTAAGTTGAATTCATGAGCTGCTGCTTCAACAAGACTTGTTTTACCACATCCTGCTGGACCGTATAATAGTGCTGCTTTTTTCGATGGTTTCCCTGCTAGCCATGATTTGAGCCAGGCAATGAATTGTTCCTTGGCTTTATCTTGGTTCACTACGTCAGCTATTTTCTTTGGCCTATACTTTATTATCCACGGTATTCTTGTTGGAGGAGGCATTGTTACACCTTGAATTTCTTACCGATAAAGGCTAGTCTTGCAAGGAACGCGCTCAACTGTATTTCGTCATCAGCTCCTTCTACTAGACGGAACTGTATTTCGCCAGCGTAATCGGCTATCATTACCTTGTATTGTTCAGGTAGTTTTATCTCATCGCTAAAGATCTCTCTATGTATTTGTTTTATCACGTCTAGTCCCGATAAACCATAGTTTATCATTAGCTCGCGGAGCTTGTTTCTTGCTGCCTCGAACTCGCCTGCGAGTGCAAGCTTAAGCATTTCTCTGACTTCTCTAGGGTGCGCAAGACCTACGACTTTGTATACAGCTTCAACAGTTATTCTACCTAATGCAGCGGCTGCTTGCAGTACATTGATTGCCCTTCTCATATCGCCTTCGCTTACCTCGTATATTGACTCGAGAGCTTTCTCATCGTACTCGACATTCTCTTGGTCGGCTATCCACTTCAGCCTAGCTATAACATCTTCTTTCTTGAGTGGCGTGAATCTAAATACGGCACATCTACTTTGAATAGGTTCTATGATTTTGCTTGGATAGTTGGCTATGAGAATGAATCTTGTTGACGCAGTGTACATTTCCATGAGTCTTCTGAGGGCTTGTTGTGCATCAGCAGTCATGTTATCGGCTTCGTCGAGCAGTACGATTTTGAATGGTATGTTACCGGGCACTCTTGTTCTTGCGAACTCTTTTACCTTGCTTCTAATAACATCTATACCACGCTCGTCACTAGCGTTAAGCTCTAGCATATATCTCTGATAGTCTTCACCATAGAGGTCGTGTGCTAGACAATGTGCAGCAGTAGTCTTCCCTGTACCCGGTGGGCCTGCAAAGAGGAGATGGGGCATATTCTTTTCTTCAACAAACTTCTTAAGCCTAGCAACAATCTCGTCTTGATTAACTATTTCATCAAGTGTCCTGGGACGATACTTTTCAGCCCAAAGAAGTTCAGCTAAAACTTCACGAGAGCTCATGACGGTTACACACCTATTAGGCTATAGCTATATCTAGATTAAAAGGAGACAAGTCTTTATACTCTATGGCCCTAGATACTATGTGCTCGGGCATGGTGTCCATAGTGGAAGGACAGGAAAATCTTGTGTCTCGCTTAATGAATATTGGGTTGAGGATTCTCTTTCGTGAATACGAGGAGGAGTATGTGAGGGCTATTATTGTAGAAGACATAGGCAAGATATTCTTACCGGAAGGAGTTGTAGAGCTTGTTAAGGGGAGCGAATACTCCATACCGAGATGGGTTGCAAGAGAGCTTGCTAGAAGAGGTCTTGTTGAAGTAAAAGATGATGGTATTGGGTTGGAGAGACTTGCGAAAATCACTTATGGTGAGGAAACTACCACTAGGAGAATGGCGTTTGAGAAACTACATCCCTACTTTTACCACATGGTCAAAGATGAGATAGAGAGTTTGTATAGAGTTCTAGAGGAAGAGAAGAAACCAATGATTTTGGCTGATATAAACAGATACGAAGAATACTTATCTAAGATTGGGAGGATTAGGGTTAGGAAGCTCATAAATCTTCTTCTCATAAAGCCTCCTCAAGACCTTATGAACAAGTTGTCTGAAGAAGAAGTAATGCTTTATAGAATGCTTAAGGACTTGTTGATGAAGTGGTTGATTAGCCTAAGAATAGAAAAGGGTACTTAGCTTCTTACTATCTCGGTTAGAGAACCCTAGTCTGGGGCATATTGTAATGGAAATAGGGGAGACTACTGTAGCTCAAGTCGAGGGTTTGCGTATAGAAGACATAAAAGAGAAGTTTAAGGAATTCTTCAACTCCTTCATAGACCGTAGAACAGGTGTGTTCAAGTATCGTGAGAGACTAAATACCATGGCAGTTATGAGCCAAAGGAGTCTAGTCATAGATTTTGATGACCTAGTTGTATACGATATGGAGCTTGCACGTATAGTAGAACTTTATCCCGATACAGCTATTGAAGCAGCTAGTCAAGCAATAAAAGAACTGTTACTAAAAGAACACCCTGATTACGCTGAGACTGTAGAGAAGTTCTATCCTAGATTTAGGGGTTTACCGAAGACCATTAGGATAAGAGATCTTGGTAGCGAGTATATTGGTAAGCTTGTGGCTATCGAGGGAATTGTTGTACGTATGACTCGTGTCGAAGCAAAAATGATTAAAGCGAGATTCAAGCATGTCGACCCTGAGTGTGGCAACGAGTTTGATTGGCCTCCATTTGGTGAACTTGGCGAACGTATTGAGAAACCACCTATGTGCCCTATATGTGGTAAAACAGGAAAGTTCCAGTTGTTGATGGAGAAATCAAGGTTTATTGATTGGCAGAAAATTGTTGTACAGGAAAAGCCTGAAGAGATTCCTGCTGGTCAAATGCCACGTAGCATAGAGATTATATTGACAGGTGATCTAGTTGACTCTGTTAGACCGGGTGATAGAGCTACTGTAATTGGTATACTGAGAGTCCTCCCGACGGCGGCATCGAGTAAAGGTAGTGGGAAAGCTGTTTTCGAGCTCTATATAGATGCCAACTATATTGATGTCCAGCAGAAAGTCCTCGAGGAGATAGAGATCACCAGGGAGGATGAAGAGAAGATAAAAGAAATGGCTAGAGACCCATGGATAAGAGAGAAAATAATTGCTAGCATAGCACCGTTCATCTATGGGAACTGGGATATAAAAGAGGCAATAGCTCTCCAGCTCTTCGGTGGTGTACCAAAAATACTTGAAGACGGTACTAGGATCAGAGGAGATATTCACGTATTATTGGTAGGAGATCCAGGTATAGGTAAGTCTATGCTACTCCAGTATGCTGCAAGAATAGCGCCTAGAGCGGTCTATACTAGCGGTAAAGGCACGACTGCAGCAGGTATAACAGCAGCAGTACTGAGAGACAAACAAACAGGAGAATACTATCTCGAAGCAGGAGCCCTAGTAATAGCTGATGGAGGACTAGCAGTAATCGATGAGATCGATAAAATGAGGCCAGAAGACAGAGTAGCCATTCACGAAGCGATGGAGCAGCAGACCATCAGTATTGCTAAGGCCGGTATTGTTGCTAGACTTAATGCTAGAGCAGCTGTTCTCGCGGCTGGTAATCCCAAGTATGGTAGGTATGATTTTGAGAAGACTATTGCTGATAACATCAATTTGCCTCCAACGATTCTATCACGTTTCGACCTCATATTTATCATGAGGGATGTCCCTGATGTTGAGCAGGATAGGAGAATGGCTCGTCACATACTTGGCGTGCATAAAGATGTTGAGAAAGTGAAGCCCGTTATTCCGCCGGAGATGCTCAGGAAATACATTAGTTATGCAAGGAGATATGTTAGGCCAAGACTCACGGAGGAAGCTAGGAAGCTTCTAGAAGACTTCTATGTTATGATGAGGAGAAGTGGCGGTAGTAAATCACCAATACCTATTACAGCTAGACAACTAGAGGCACTGGTGCGTCTAGCTGAAGCCCATGCTAAAATGGCGTTAAAGCCTGTTGTGACTCTAGAGGATGCTGAAGAAGCCATAAGGCTTATGAGTAAGATGCTTAGTACCGTTGGCATTGATGTTGAGACGGGTAGAATCGATATCGATACATTAATGGTTGGCAAACCTAGGAGTCAGCAAGAAAAAATGAAGCTATTCATGGAGATCTTTGATGAACTGGCCAAGAGTAGCCCCGACGGAAGAGTAAAGATCAAAGAGCTTGTTGCAGAGGCGAAAGAGAAAGGATTACCTCCAGACTTCGTGCTAAAGATTGTGAAAAGAATGCTTAGGACAGGAGAACTCTATGAACCAGAACCAGGTTATATAGCTAAGGTAAGCTGATATAGTCTAGAGATCGGTAAAAATAGTGATCAGTGGGGCGAAAGAAGTTTTCTTCATCGCATAATGCTCGTTGCTGGAACGCTTCTTCATCTAGTACCAGATAAATTTAATAGGTAAACACCTCTCTTAAACACTACGAGACACCATAAACAGGCTGGTGGAGAATATGTCAGAAGAAGTAAAGTATGTTGTCAAAGTGGGTGAAAAGGAGATAGAAATTAATGAAGAAACACTCAAGATCATAAGACAATATTTACACACACCAATGAGTCTCGAAGAATTAGCAGAAAAACTTGGTCTCGATAGCTGGGACGAAGCCTACGAGTTCATAAAGAAAGTACCAGCATGGATTATATGGACACCCCCAAGTCTATGGAAATACCGTATAAAATGGATAAAAGAAAAAGAAGCAAGCCAAGAAGCCTAGGTTCTCTTCTCAACAAATTCCAGATTATCTCCATGCTCTATAACTTGGGTTTAATGTTTAACATCAAGATACTCTAGTTTTAATTACAGTGAAGAAGCTACAGGAAGCATAATTTAGAAGAGTGGGTATGGGGCCGCGGGGATTTGAACCCCGGGCCACGGGCGATCCGGGAACCCGCCTGGCAGCGGGGAATCCCCCCAGGCCCGCATCCTGCCAGGCTAGACGACGGCCCCTTCTTGTTCTGCCTTCACTAATATTAAGTGAGGACTTATAATGCTAACTCTCTATCGACTATTTATATGTGTTGATTAGCATGTTTTGATGCCAGTTATTTATAGAATGCTTTTAACTCTTTCTATGGTAATACCTTTTATCAATTATTACAAATACTACAACTG contains:
- a CDS encoding MoaD/ThiS family protein, coding for MPRIIVEYKMWLREKIGKEYEELELSPGSTLADLVTELVSKYSVLKNIMGDHGGTGLITLVNGRTVPSNYVLKDGDKVIVLPPVSGG
- a CDS encoding ORC1-type DNA replication protein; the protein is MAWEIIEKELEKPSVFKGKESLAPEFLPDKLPHREEQLRELVNSFKHLVTSPGSFSQKVLLVGSVGTGKTATARIFGRDFTRLARKRHIDLRYVHVNCHRNRTLYNVILEMARQLEVPLPARGLSVQEMYSAILSYLDEQNTYVIVTLDEFDYFASIAGSDSVYFLVRTYDEYSDFMKRLNFIFITRSTSSLSLLDSATESYLLKHIIRFKPYTSKELYDILSYRAQQAFYEGVVDDEVLRFIAEIEGVDKGGRGNARFALELLMLAGEAAENEGSLKVTIDHVRKAFSSISPEVTMVSEAILYLPLHELILLWAIVRLLKNTKKPYVKIGDVEREYIMLCEMLGETPRKHTQVYEYIMNLKRASIIEARTSGKGQRGRTTLISIRYGPLDALERFVEDLIRKRKIESKGG
- a CDS encoding replication factor C large subunit encodes the protein MPPPTRIPWIIKYRPKKIADVVNQDKAKEQFIAWLKSWLAGKPSKKAALLYGPAGCGKTSLVEAAAHEFNLELVEMNASDFRRKQDIERIAGIAARQRSLFARGKIILLDEVDGISGTADRGALDAILYLIETSKFPIVMTANDPWDPKLKPLRDVALLIAFNRLSETHVYRVLKKICAMEKLECEDEALRFIAKRSEGDLRSAINDLQAVGEGYGKVTLQLVQNLVTYRNREYNPFEALRNLFNARYLWQAKAAVSQANLDYETLLEWINENIPKYYSDPEEIWKAFEALSRADVYLGRIRKSGSWDLLSYVFDLAGPGVAFARTTYKYKWAKFSFPQKITLLAKTKKAREVREGLARALASRLHTSRATVKSDVIPFLHVIFQNNPEYAARIALGYDLTEDMVKYLAGPRATEVLRYYRKYKRS
- a CDS encoding replication factor C small subunit — encoded protein: MSSREVLAELLWAEKYRPRTLDEIVNQDEIVARLKKFVEEKNMPHLLFAGPPGTGKTTAAHCLAHDLYGEDYQRYMLELNASDERGIDVIRSKVKEFARTRVPGNIPFKIVLLDEADNMTADAQQALRRLMEMYTASTRFILIANYPSKIIEPIQSRCAVFRFTPLKKEDVIARLKWIADQENVEYDEKALESIYEVSEGDMRRAINVLQAAAALGRITVEAVYKVVGLAHPREVREMLKLALAGEFEAARNKLRELMINYGLSGLDVIKQIHREIFSDEIKLPEQYKVMIADYAGEIQFRLVEGADDEIQLSAFLARLAFIGKKFKV
- a CDS encoding DNA replication complex GINS family protein, whose protein sequence is MVSIVEGQENLVSRLMNIGLRILFREYEEEYVRAIIVEDIGKIFLPEGVVELVKGSEYSIPRWVARELARRGLVEVKDDGIGLERLAKITYGEETTTRRMAFEKLHPYFYHMVKDEIESLYRVLEEEKKPMILADINRYEEYLSKIGRIRVRKLINLLLIKPPQDLMNKLSEEEVMLYRMLKDLLMKWLISLRIEKGT
- a CDS encoding minichromosome maintenance protein MCM, with translation MEIGETTVAQVEGLRIEDIKEKFKEFFNSFIDRRTGVFKYRERLNTMAVMSQRSLVIDFDDLVVYDMELARIVELYPDTAIEAASQAIKELLLKEHPDYAETVEKFYPRFRGLPKTIRIRDLGSEYIGKLVAIEGIVVRMTRVEAKMIKARFKHVDPECGNEFDWPPFGELGERIEKPPMCPICGKTGKFQLLMEKSRFIDWQKIVVQEKPEEIPAGQMPRSIEIILTGDLVDSVRPGDRATVIGILRVLPTAASSKGSGKAVFELYIDANYIDVQQKVLEEIEITREDEEKIKEMARDPWIREKIIASIAPFIYGNWDIKEAIALQLFGGVPKILEDGTRIRGDIHVLLVGDPGIGKSMLLQYAARIAPRAVYTSGKGTTAAGITAAVLRDKQTGEYYLEAGALVIADGGLAVIDEIDKMRPEDRVAIHEAMEQQTISIAKAGIVARLNARAAVLAAGNPKYGRYDFEKTIADNINLPPTILSRFDLIFIMRDVPDVEQDRRMARHILGVHKDVEKVKPVIPPEMLRKYISYARRYVRPRLTEEARKLLEDFYVMMRRSGGSKSPIPITARQLEALVRLAEAHAKMALKPVVTLEDAEEAIRLMSKMLSTVGIDVETGRIDIDTLMVGKPRSQQEKMKLFMEIFDELAKSSPDGRVKIKELVAEAKEKGLPPDFVLKIVKRMLRTGELYEPEPGYIAKVS